The Salvia miltiorrhiza cultivar Shanhuang (shh) chromosome 2, IMPLAD_Smil_shh, whole genome shotgun sequence DNA window TTATGGCAAGGTGCCAGGCTATCTACAGTTGGAAGACGCCAAGATGGCGAGAAAAGCGGAAAACGATAAACATAAAGCTAAaagagctgaggaagcaccagaGAGACAGAGACACCAGGATAGAGCACCATTCAGAGGGTTACCTCCGAGGGTACTGCCACCCCAAGGAGAAATGCCGCCCCGACAGCAATGTACCGTGAACGAAGTCACGCGGTTTACTGAATACACGCCTTTAAATAAACCACAGGAGGAAATCTTTCATTTGGTAAAGGATCAACCAttctttcgggcaccgggaacctaccgggatgggccgccacaggaggggcCTAATAATAAGCTGTGTGAGTATCACAACTCTTATGGACACTACACAAAATATTGCGGGCATCTTAAGCATCAGTTAGAGCTACTGGTGCGCCAGGGAAACCTCGACCAGTTCATTGACAGAGGAACCGAGGGCCAGAGGCggaatgatcagagggatcatagGGACCAGCGGGATCatagagatcagagggatcagagaaataacTGGGATCAGTGACAAGAACAGGGGAATAATAGGGATCAAAGAAATGACAATCAGGATAATCGTAGGGAAGGGCCAGAAAGACAAGCACCTCCTCCCCCGTATCGGAGGGAAGTTCATATGATTTGTGGAGAGAATGGAacgcccacatcaaatagggctaagaAACAAGTGGTCAGAGCAGTGAAGTCAGGATACTACCATAAGCAGGTTATGGAGATTACAAgtgcggcagaggagccggcaatcacctttgggacagaggatctaCGTACATTGATGTATCCACACGACGATGCGCTGGTGATCATGGCAGATATTGCCGGCTGCATTGTTCACCGTATCTTTGTAGACTCGGGTAGTGCCGTGAATATCCTGTACAAAGAGTGCCTTCAAAATATGGGAATCGAGGTTCATATTGAGCCAACAAACGCCCCCTTATTTGGGTTCGGaggagaaatggtcatgcctTTGGGTTATGTGGAACTGCCGTTAAACCTCGGCATTGCAACTGCTAATAGCAAAACTAGGATGGTGCGTTTCTTGGTGGTGGATATGCCAAAGCCCTCCTACAATGTGATACTTGGCCGGCCTGCCTTGATGGCATTCAGGGCGGTGATCTCTATGTTtcacttgaaaatgaaattccccatcgagggggggagagtgggagaagtttgtggtgATCAAACAGCATCGAAAGCTTGCCATGTACAAATGCTTACACATTtagcggggcagaaaagggaaagagtgACAGAGGGATCGGATACACGGAAGAAGGGGAAGGTGGGCGAAGTGAATGCCTCGGCAGAGGAGCGCCAGGAATTGGCAGACATATTGAAAGACAGGGACAGTACagaaaaaaccgcgctggtgtctaCTAGTGATGTTTGCAACATGATCGAATTATTCCCAGGGAAAGAGGGGTTTCAGACCAAAATTGGGTCttccatgagtgatcaagtcagggACGAGCTCATTAATTGCTTGCgcagaaatgcggatgtgttcgcgtTCAGCACCGCCGATTTAAAGGGAATTGACAGAGGGTTGGCAGAGCATTGCCTTAATGTGGATCCTAAAATTAAGCCAGTAAAGCAAcgaacaaggaattttggggccgaGAAGGACGCTGCAATAAGGGAACAGGTCTATGGGTTGTTGGAAGCAGGGcacattgtggaagtgcaatactcagagtggatttcaaacgcggtgatggtaccaaagaaaacaaatacttggaggatgtgtgtcGATTTCAGAGATCTGAACGCTGCTTGCCCAaaagaccactatcctctgccgaggattgatcagCTGGTGGATTCCACTTCGGGATGTGctttattatccatgatggatgcatatcAGGGGTATCATCAAGTCAAAATTCACAAGGGAGACATTGCTAAAACGGCTTTTGCCGTCTGTTACGGGGTTTATGGCTGGAAGAGTATGCCATTCAGTTTGAAAAACGCGAGGGCCacgtatcagcggatgatggaaaaaatcttcaaagaACAGCTCTCCAAGAATATCTCAgtgtatgtggatgacatgcttgtGCGGAGTATaagggcagaggaccatgtcTCTGAtcttgaggagatcttcactGTGGTTAGAAAGCATCGGCTCATGCTGAATCCagcgaaatgcacctttggggttACAACAAGGAAATTCTTGGGCTACAAAGTCACGCCCGCAGGGATTGAAGTCAACGCAGAAAAGGTCAAAGCCattatggaaatgacaccacccagagggatcaagGAAGTGCAGACATTGAAcgggcgcatcactgctctgagcaggtttatCTCACGGTCGGCAGAGCGCAGTATGCCGTTTTTTAAAATCTTAAGGAAGGGAACCAAATTCTTGTGGACAGCAGAATGCCGggcggcatttgaggatcttaaagtgtaTTTAGCGATgctcccgactctgaccaagccggtcccgggagaaacaTTGTATCTGTATATAGCCGTGGGGGAAGAATCAGTCAGCTATGTGCTcatcagagaagagggaagtcatcagagaccaATTTATTTTGTCAGCAGGATCATCCAAGGTCCCGAGCTAAATtacacagagattgagaaggctgctctggcggtcatggtcacGGCGAGAAAGTTGAGGCCGTATTTTTTatcacatcgggtagtggtgcgcACTGCCCTGCCTTTTAAACAAGTGttggggcgcccggatttgtcgggaagaatggtgaAGTGGGCTGTGGAGTTGGGGGAATATGATGTGGAGTATGAGCCAAGAACAGCGATCAAAGCACAAGCGTTGGCAGATTTCATCCAAGAAACAACTCGCCGTCTCGTACCAGAGTTTTGGGTTGCCTTTGTGGACGGatcagtgacaaaagagggaTGCGGAATTGGGGTATACATCACATCACCGGGGTATGGTACATATCagtttgcaatcaaattcactTGCCGACTGTCCAACAATGAGGCTGAGTATGAAGCTGTGGTCAGAGGGGCGCATATTTTGTCAGAACTCAAGGCCGAATGTGTCATCATCAACACAGACTCCCAGTTAGTGGCCCAACAATATTCAGGGGGTTATAGTGTCAAAGAAGAACGCATGAGGGCGTACCACCGCAAGATCAGCGAGATGAAGGACAAGTTTATGGAATTCAAAATCGAGCAGATTTCCCGGGAAGAGAATACGAAAGCAGACCTACTGGCGCGAATGGCTAGTGCAGTGGAACAAACCTGGagtgatgaaattattttactctgtgataccagagagatggggaCTTCGCAAGTTTTTTCAGTAGAAATCAGAGATGACTGGCGGGCTCCTATCATACATTTtctcaagacaggggagcggttgAACAAGGAATCTAATCAGAGGGCCCGATACGAAAATTATTACTTGCTTAATGACCAACTCTACAAACGATCCTTTACTCAGCCTTTACTAAAATGCTTATCTCTagaggaagctaactttgctttaAACGAagttcatgcaggttgctgtggtggtcacacgggatttcgggaccttgtacgcaaaatcattcgggcagggttctactGGCCTAATATCAACAAAGacgccagagagttcgtccgcaagtgtgaGACTTGCCAGAGACACGCCAGGAGAATCAACATTCCAGGGGAACCTATGGGCGTTATGTACGCTGCATGTCCATTCAACAAGTGGGGTATCGACATAGTCGGGAAGCTGCCCACGGCACCAGGGGGCAAATGCTTTCTGCTTGTAGCGGTGGACTACTTCTCTAAGTGGGTCGAGGCTGAGGCTGTGGGGAAAATCGATGAGGTGACTGTGGAGCGCTTCATTTGGCGGAATATATGTTCCAGATTTGGGGTCCCAATGATCATCGTTTCTGACAATGGAACCCAGtttacagggcagaggatcGCGGATTTCTGTGATCGGATGGACATCACTCAAAGATTCGTCTCGGTAGCTCATCCgcaagcaaatggccaagtgGAGTTGGCCAACAAGACAATATGCgaagggatcaagaagaggctgacTCAGAGCAGAGGCAAATGGGTTGAGGAGCTGGATACTATACTTTGGGCCTACCgcactagcccaaagacagccACGGGTAAAGCACCATTTACTCTGGTGTATGGATCTAATGCGGTAATACCAGCGGAGGCAAGATTGGAATTATATCGGATAACAACCTACGACACTGAGTACAATGCTGAACTTCGTCGAGCAGAGCTAGAtttggtggaagcacagagggatgaGGCCCGGGTCAGAGCAGCAAAATACAAAAGCATTATCAAAGCAGGATACGACAAGAGGGTCAGAGCACGGAAGCTATCCAAGGGCGACTTAGTCCTCAAAAGAGCTGATGCATTgaaggcagtgggcaagttcgaAGCTAATTGGGAAGGCCCGTTTATCATCACAGAGGTCCTAGGTGGTGGAGTGTATACACtgtcggatccagacggcagagctcttccTAGATCATGGAATATCAACaatctcaaaaagttctatgtataactgctacttAGCGGGACTGATGCCaatgtagaccggatactctttttccccacaggggttttaacgaggtccgggaccataatatcaataaaacagatatgtggttctagggaattccctggtgttatTTCATTTACTTTAATTATCGTTCTTTATGTTACATATACTAcctaacatgttcatgcagagcattgcacatgtcaccagaggggggagtagggtgtacacCCCTAGCgcacaatttacaaattcaaaatacaaactgcttcttagcgggacaagggagaaacaaatacaaaaaccgcttcttagcaggtcaaagggaaagcaaacATCAGGGATTGACGACTTCTCTTCCATGCGCCAACACTTCAAGCTCTTCTTCTCCGCTGAGACATGCCCACTTCTCAGATCTACTCCAGATCTACCCCACGCCTGCAGAACACCAAGAAAAAACAAACAAGTCAaagtgccaaaaagaaagagtacAGAAGAGGAACAGACCAACCAACATCCAGATCTCAGGAAGCCGATGATAATGCTCCCGATTGCCGGAAGCCTGCTCCTTGCAACCACAATACCGGAGATCTACCCCAGAAACACAAAGGGAAGGGCGGAGCCTTCAAAGATGTAGGTGCCCTGAACAGGACTTCCCGCAATTGGGTGCTTTATAACCAAGCTAGGGATGAATCAGGGAGGCCATTGGGAAGGAGGGTAGGACACTAAAGTCAGAAGGGGGTAACGAGGAAGTTTTCTTCAGGAACCCTGGAGATAAAACTCTCAGGCGGGGGAGAGTCCTGTCTTTTCAGTCTCCAACATTGTGCACTTTCTTAACATGACTCACTCCCCCGActgagtgctttacaaccaagatagGAAGGGATACGTGATACGAGA harbors:
- the LOC131009689 gene encoding uncharacterized protein LOC131009689, with the protein product MICGENGTPTSNRAKKQVVRAVKSGYYHKQVMEITSAAEEPAITFGTEDLRTLMYPHDDALVIMADIAGCIVHRIFVDSGSAVNILYKECLQNMGIEVHIEPTNAPLFGFGGEMVMPLGYVELPLNLGIATANSKTRMVRFLVVDMPKPSYNVILGRPALMAFRAKRERVTEGSDTRKKGKVGEVNASAEERQELADILKDRDSTEKTALVSTSDVCNMIELFPGKEGFQTKIGSSMSDQVRDELINCLRRNADVFAFSTADLKGIDRGLAEHCLNVDPKIKPVKQRTRNFGAEKDAAIREQVYGLLEAGHIVEGYHQVKIHKGDIAKTAFAVCYGVYGWKSMPFSLKNARATYQRMMEKIFKEQLSKNISVYVDDMLVRSIRAEDHVSDLEEIFTVVRKHRLMLNPAKCTFGVTTRKFLGYKVTPAGIEVNAEKVKAIMEMTPPRGIKEVQTLNGRITALSRFISRSAERSMPFFKILRKGTKFLWTAECRAAFEDLKVYLAMLPTLTKPVPGETLYLYIAVGEESVSYVLIREEGSHQRPIYFVSRIIQGPELNYTEIEKAALAVMVTARKLRPYFLSHRVVVRTALPFKQVLGRPDLSGRMVKWAVELGEYDVEYEPRTAIKAQALADFIQETTRRLVPEFWVAFVDGSVTKEGCGIGVYITSPGYGTYQFAIKFTCRLSNNEAEYEAVVRGAHILSELKAECVIINTDSQLVAQQYSGGYSVKEERMRAYHRKISEMKDKFMEFKIEQISREENTKADLLARMASAVEQTWSDEIILLCDTREMGTSQVFSVEIRDDWRAPIIHFLKTGERLNKESNQRARYENYYLLNDQLYKRSFTQPLLKCLSLEEANFALNEVHAGFYWPNINKDAREFVRKCETCQRHARRINIPGEPMGVMYAACPFNKWGIDIVGKLPTAPGGKCFLLVAVDYFSKWVEAEAVGKIDEVTVERFIWRNICSRFGVPMIIVSDNGTQFTGQRIADFCDRMDITQRFVSVAHPQANGQVELANKTICEGIKKRLTQSRGKWVEELDTILWAYRTSPKTATGKAPFTLVYGSNAVIPAEARLELYRITTYDTEYNAELRRAELDLVEAQRDEARVRAAKYKSIIKAGYDKRVRARKLSKGDLVLKRADALKAVGKFEANWEGPFIITEVLGGGVYTLSDPDGRALPRSWNINNLKKFYV